The following are from one region of the Fimbriimonadaceae bacterium genome:
- the ligD gene encoding DNA ligase D produces MADKLEKYRGKRTFTETSEPEGVVKETSGHIYTVQEHYARQLHWDLRLEHEGVLLSWAVPKGPPEREGVRRLAVRVEDHPVDYATFAGEIPKGNYGAGKVVLWDQGTWQPIYKDTDTQLAEGKLEFTIHGQRLKGDFVLVRTKPDSDEWLWMKMRASTTVAKPRLAVDVPGPLVELPKSLAPMLCTRVDRVPVGDDWVHEIKWDGWRVLARCVDYGVEFRTRNDQTVHFSGLGTVLARWIPAGSVIDGEAVVFDEYGVSRFPLVQQAIKHGKTDGVAFVAFDAPFLQGRDIRHLPLAERKELLRRVLEPCTHPRLRLSDHHAGDGRELLKAACRSGLEGVVSKRLDSAYTSTRSQNWTKVRCEKKLRALVGGYTVMAGTTRQIGALVLGARGADGKLTPLGRVGTGFSDAVRSKLFKTLQPLQRLDSPFDPPLDPVQDKGVTYVDPEVMAEVQFLDWSADGMLRQAKFLGHGPAPAPAPAVEAAPAPTPRRAVKISSEDRVLDPSSGMTKGQVADYYAAVAARMLVHLRGRPLSLLRSPDGITDATFFQKHRMAGLGPHVHSVDVQEHGDDGPQTYMHVDDAEGLLNLVQMAAIEFHPWGSTVADLERPDTLVFDLDPAPDVSWERTVAAAYDVRDLLRGFGFRPLTKVTGGKGVHVVVPIVPDLDWDEAKDFCRKFAEAMTAQEPRRFVSKTTKSARAGKILIDYLRNGRGATAVAAYSLRARPHMPVAMPVAWEELPSLGPGGVLPAEAVRRVAEDPDPWADYEDCRVEFPTG; encoded by the coding sequence GTGGCGGACAAGCTCGAAAAATATCGGGGCAAGCGCACGTTCACCGAGACCAGCGAGCCCGAGGGCGTCGTCAAGGAGACGTCCGGCCACATCTACACCGTCCAGGAGCACTACGCCCGCCAGCTCCATTGGGACCTGCGCCTGGAGCACGAGGGCGTCCTCCTCAGTTGGGCGGTGCCCAAGGGGCCTCCCGAGCGCGAAGGCGTCCGCCGCCTCGCCGTCCGTGTCGAGGACCACCCCGTCGACTACGCCACCTTCGCCGGCGAGATTCCCAAGGGCAACTACGGCGCCGGCAAGGTCGTCCTGTGGGACCAGGGCACCTGGCAGCCGATCTACAAGGACACCGACACCCAGCTCGCCGAGGGCAAGCTGGAGTTCACCATCCACGGCCAGCGCCTGAAGGGCGACTTCGTCCTCGTCAGGACGAAGCCCGACAGTGACGAGTGGCTGTGGATGAAGATGCGCGCCTCGACCACCGTCGCCAAGCCCCGGCTGGCGGTGGACGTCCCCGGCCCCCTTGTCGAACTCCCCAAGTCGCTCGCCCCCATGCTCTGCACCCGCGTGGACCGGGTGCCCGTCGGCGACGACTGGGTGCACGAGATCAAGTGGGACGGGTGGCGCGTCCTCGCCCGGTGCGTCGACTACGGCGTCGAGTTCAGGACAAGGAACGACCAGACCGTCCATTTCAGCGGCCTGGGCACGGTGCTCGCCCGGTGGATACCCGCCGGTTCGGTCATCGACGGCGAGGCCGTCGTCTTCGACGAGTACGGCGTCAGCCGCTTCCCCCTCGTCCAGCAGGCGATCAAGCACGGCAAGACCGACGGCGTCGCCTTCGTCGCCTTCGACGCCCCGTTCCTGCAAGGCCGCGACATCCGCCACCTGCCCCTCGCCGAGCGCAAGGAACTCCTCCGCCGTGTCCTGGAGCCCTGCACCCACCCCCGCCTGCGCCTTTCCGACCACCACGCGGGCGACGGCCGCGAGCTCCTCAAGGCGGCGTGCCGGTCGGGCCTGGAGGGCGTCGTCAGCAAGCGGCTGGACAGCGCCTACACCTCCACCCGCAGCCAAAACTGGACCAAGGTGCGTTGCGAGAAAAAGCTCCGGGCCCTCGTCGGCGGCTACACCGTCATGGCGGGGACGACCCGCCAAATCGGCGCCCTCGTCCTGGGCGCGCGGGGCGCCGACGGCAAGCTCACCCCCCTCGGCCGGGTCGGCACCGGCTTCTCCGACGCGGTGCGGTCCAAGCTCTTCAAGACCCTCCAGCCCCTCCAACGCCTCGACTCCCCCTTCGACCCGCCCCTCGACCCCGTCCAAGACAAGGGCGTCACCTATGTCGACCCCGAGGTCATGGCCGAGGTGCAGTTCCTCGACTGGAGCGCCGACGGCATGCTCCGCCAGGCCAAGTTCCTGGGCCACGGCCCCGCCCCGGCGCCCGCCCCCGCCGTCGAAGCCGCCCCCGCCCCGACCCCGCGCCGTGCCGTCAAGATCTCCAGTGAGGACCGCGTCCTTGACCCTTCCAGCGGCATGACGAAGGGCCAGGTCGCCGACTACTACGCCGCGGTGGCCGCGCGGATGCTCGTCCACCTGCGCGGGCGGCCCCTCTCCCTGCTCCGCAGCCCCGACGGCATCACCGACGCCACCTTCTTCCAGAAGCACCGGATGGCGGGCCTCGGCCCCCACGTCCACAGCGTGGACGTGCAGGAGCATGGCGACGACGGGCCCCAGACCTACATGCACGTCGACGACGCCGAGGGCCTGCTCAACCTCGTCCAGATGGCCGCAATCGAGTTCCATCCCTGGGGCAGCACGGTCGCCGACCTGGAGCGGCCCGACACCCTCGTCTTCGACCTCGACCCCGCCCCCGACGTCTCCTGGGAACGGACGGTCGCGGCGGCCTACGACGTGCGCGACCTGCTCCGCGGCTTCGGCTTCCGCCCCCTCACCAAGGTGACCGGCGGCAAGGGCGTCCATGTCGTCGTGCCCATCGTGCCCGACCTCGACTGGGACGAGGCGAAGGACTTCTGCCGCAAGTTCGCCGAGGCGATGACGGCCCAGGAACCCCGCCGCTTTGTCAGCAAGACGACCAAGAGCGCCCGGGCGGGCAAGATCCTCATCGACTACCTGCGCAACGGCCGCGGCGCGACGGCGGTGGCGGCCTACAGCCTGCGGGCCCGCCCCCACATGCCGGTGGCGATGCCGGTGGCCTGGGAGGAGCTGCCCAGCCTCGGCCCCGGGGGCGTCCTGCCCGCCGAGGCGGTGCGCCGCGTCGCCGAAGACCCCGACCCCTGGGCCGACTACGAGGACTGCCGGGTGGAGTTCCCCACCGGGTAG
- a CDS encoding Ku protein, whose translation MARKPAAEDNDSERPDGTGRPIWTGSISFGLVNVPVSLFSLEQKSEIGFKMLDGRDKANIKYLRVNAVSGKEVPWDQIVKGYEYSDENYVVLTKEDFENLALESLKTIDVQAFVPREQIDELYFEKPYVLIPKKKTEKGYVLLREVLASSGRVGIAKVAIRTREYLAALMPRGNALVVFLLRFAHELRQIDGYALPDQPMESYNITEREVKLAEQLVVAMEADWDPLQYKDDYREALIAWIDKKVESGGLTPKPGLEDIEEGPRESRNVIDLASLLSESVKNRGKEKKA comes from the coding sequence ATGGCGCGCAAACCGGCGGCGGAAGACAACGACAGCGAGAGGCCCGACGGGACGGGGCGGCCCATCTGGACGGGGAGCATCTCGTTCGGGCTCGTCAACGTCCCCGTGTCCCTCTTCTCCCTGGAGCAGAAGAGCGAGATCGGCTTCAAAATGCTCGACGGGCGCGACAAGGCGAACATCAAGTACCTGCGCGTCAACGCGGTCTCGGGCAAAGAGGTGCCGTGGGACCAGATCGTCAAGGGGTACGAGTACAGCGACGAGAACTACGTCGTCCTGACCAAGGAGGACTTCGAGAACCTCGCCCTGGAGTCGCTCAAGACGATCGACGTCCAGGCGTTCGTCCCCCGCGAGCAGATCGACGAGCTCTACTTCGAGAAGCCCTACGTCCTCATCCCGAAAAAGAAGACCGAGAAGGGGTACGTCCTCTTGCGCGAGGTGCTCGCCTCGTCCGGCCGCGTCGGCATCGCCAAGGTCGCCATCCGCACCCGGGAGTACCTCGCCGCGCTCATGCCCCGGGGCAACGCCCTCGTCGTCTTCCTCCTCCGCTTCGCCCACGAGCTGCGCCAGATCGACGGCTACGCCCTGCCCGACCAGCCCATGGAGTCGTACAACATCACCGAGCGGGAGGTGAAGCTGGCCGAGCAGCTCGTCGTGGCGATGGAGGCGGACTGGGACCCCCTGCAGTACAAGGACGACTACCGCGAGGCCCTCATCGCTTGGATCGACAAAAAGGTGGAGTCGGGCGGGCTGACCCCGAAGCCGGGCCTGGAAGACATCGAGGAGGGCCCGCGCGAGAGCCGCAACGTCATCGACCTCGCCTCCCTGCTCTCCGAAAGCGTCAAAAACCGCGGCAAAGAGAAAAAGGCCTGA
- a CDS encoding aldo/keto reductase: MIPRAVVPGTGLAVSRLVLGTVPLHIDRYEDAARLLDTFWGLGGNAFDLAHIYNDGGGHRALGRWLRERGVRDEAVLYDKGCHPYGSPRVTPGHIEADLLEDLERLGLSHVEFWAFHRDDPAVPVGPLVDKLDELKRRGLVRHWGASNWTVGRVQEFDAYAAQTGRQGFAVNNPNLSLATVNEPMWADCHTLTAEERAWHTQTQFPLFSWSSTGGGWFAHVETADVTRVYANDENRARRERAEVLGKKVGATGNQVALAWTLAQPFPVWALVGPADPDQLRANAEATHITLSPADLRWLETGE, translated from the coding sequence GTGATCCCCCGCGCCGTCGTGCCCGGCACGGGCCTGGCCGTCTCCCGGTTGGTGCTCGGCACCGTCCCCCTGCACATCGACCGTTATGAGGACGCGGCCCGCCTCCTCGACACCTTTTGGGGACTGGGGGGCAACGCCTTCGACCTCGCCCACATCTACAACGACGGCGGCGGGCACCGGGCCCTGGGCCGCTGGCTCCGGGAGCGCGGGGTGCGCGACGAGGCCGTCCTCTACGACAAGGGGTGCCATCCCTACGGCTCGCCCCGGGTCACCCCGGGCCACATCGAGGCCGACTTGCTCGAAGACCTGGAGCGTCTGGGCCTGTCCCACGTCGAGTTCTGGGCGTTCCACCGCGACGACCCCGCCGTGCCGGTCGGGCCCCTGGTCGACAAGCTCGACGAACTCAAGCGGCGGGGCCTGGTCCGCCACTGGGGCGCCAGCAACTGGACGGTGGGGCGGGTCCAGGAGTTCGACGCCTACGCCGCCCAGACGGGCCGGCAAGGCTTCGCGGTGAACAACCCGAACCTCTCCCTCGCCACCGTCAACGAACCGATGTGGGCCGACTGCCACACCCTCACCGCGGAGGAGCGGGCCTGGCACACCCAGACCCAGTTCCCCTTGTTCAGCTGGAGCTCCACCGGCGGCGGGTGGTTCGCCCACGTCGAGACCGCCGACGTGACCCGGGTCTACGCCAACGATGAGAACCGCGCCAGGCGGGAACGGGCCGAGGTGCTCGGCAAGAAGGTGGGGGCCACCGGCAACCAGGTCGCCCTCGCCTGGACCCTCGCCCAACCCTTTCCCGTCTGGGCCCTGGTCGGCCCCGCCGACCCTGACCAGCTCCGGGCGAACGCCGAGGCCACCCACATCACCCTCTCCCCCGCGGACCTCCGCTGGCTGGAGACCGGCGAATAA
- a CDS encoding Gfo/Idh/MocA family oxidoreductase has translation MERVRWGVLATGGIAHAFARGLKKSKTGTLVAVGSRSQEKADAFCAEHGGRGYATYQAVADDPDVDAVYIASPHHLHAADTVMCARAGKHVLCEKPFTLDAAEAEEALAVVRDCGVYFAEAFMYRFHPQTQEVLRLVRSGAVGRVAHIRAEFSFQAGRDWQNFRTERALGGGGLMDVGCYCVSYCRAVAGEEPSRAEFAYVPGGDGYDAWGAGVLQFPGGVTASFATGVHQEMENQVVVYGEEGRLVVESPWFCNGVVRHTVRGEDAVRVLGPWPVDDLYAHEADCVAADIEKRSSSAVSPDDTLGNMRALDALRRSGGLVFGGGA, from the coding sequence ATGGAGAGAGTCCGATGGGGCGTCCTCGCGACGGGCGGCATCGCCCATGCCTTTGCCCGTGGCCTCAAGAAGTCCAAGACCGGCACCCTCGTCGCCGTGGGGTCGCGTAGCCAAGAAAAGGCCGACGCCTTCTGCGCCGAACACGGTGGACGCGGCTACGCCACGTACCAGGCCGTCGCCGACGACCCCGACGTGGACGCCGTCTACATCGCCTCGCCCCACCACCTGCACGCCGCCGACACTGTGATGTGCGCCCGGGCGGGCAAGCACGTCCTGTGCGAAAAGCCGTTCACCCTGGACGCCGCCGAGGCCGAAGAGGCCCTGGCGGTGGTGCGGGACTGCGGCGTCTACTTCGCCGAGGCGTTCATGTACCGGTTCCACCCCCAGACCCAGGAGGTGCTCCGGCTGGTCAGGTCGGGCGCGGTGGGCCGTGTCGCCCACATCAGGGCCGAGTTCAGCTTCCAGGCGGGCCGAGACTGGCAGAACTTCCGCACCGAGAGGGCCCTGGGCGGCGGGGGGCTCATGGACGTCGGGTGCTACTGCGTCTCCTACTGCCGGGCGGTCGCCGGCGAAGAACCCTCCCGGGCCGAGTTCGCCTACGTCCCCGGTGGCGACGGCTACGACGCCTGGGGGGCCGGTGTCCTCCAGTTCCCCGGCGGGGTCACCGCCAGCTTTGCCACCGGCGTCCACCAGGAGATGGAAAACCAGGTCGTCGTCTACGGGGAGGAGGGCCGCCTTGTCGTCGAGAGCCCCTGGTTCTGCAACGGCGTCGTCCGCCACACCGTGCGGGGAGAGGACGCCGTCCGTGTCCTCGGTCCGTGGCCGGTGGACGACCTCTACGCCCACGAGGCCGACTGTGTCGCCGCCGACATTGAGAAGAGGTCGTCGTCGGCGGTGTCCCCGGACGACACCCTCGGCAACATGAGGGCCCTCGACGCCCTCCGGCGGAGCGGTGGGCTCGTCTTCGGGGGCGGGGCGTGA
- a CDS encoding M48 family metallopeptidase has translation MSDKVKILVEGIECWATVRRSRTARRARIRALRDGLEVVLPARAPLRTADQLLAANPNWVLRHTLRIAKALRESDPARTLYRGEEWKVEAVAGGPAFVRDDADRTFRVKAGSVDEARAVVGRRLRAEAREALLPLVAEWEARMGVKSTSLAVRDQRSKWGSCSHRGGLNFNWRLVLAPPEVMRAIVVHELAHLVHMDHSRDFWALVARHDPDHRRHEKWLKDHQHRLMEPFGPV, from the coding sequence GTGTCCGACAAGGTCAAGATTCTGGTCGAGGGGATCGAGTGCTGGGCCACCGTCCGCCGGTCGCGGACGGCCCGCCGCGCCCGGATACGCGCCTTGCGCGACGGTCTCGAGGTCGTCCTCCCCGCCCGGGCCCCCCTCCGCACCGCCGACCAACTGCTCGCCGCCAACCCGAACTGGGTGCTGAGGCACACCCTCCGCATCGCCAAGGCCCTGCGCGAGTCGGACCCCGCCCGCACCCTCTACCGCGGCGAGGAGTGGAAGGTCGAGGCGGTCGCGGGCGGCCCCGCCTTCGTCCGTGACGACGCCGACCGGACGTTCCGGGTGAAGGCCGGTTCTGTTGACGAGGCCCGGGCAGTGGTCGGCCGCCGTCTCCGCGCCGAGGCCCGCGAGGCCCTCCTCCCCCTCGTCGCCGAATGGGAGGCCCGGATGGGGGTGAAGTCCACGTCCCTCGCTGTCCGCGACCAACGGAGCAAGTGGGGAAGCTGCAGCCACCGCGGCGGCCTCAACTTCAATTGGCGGCTTGTCCTCGCCCCGCCCGAGGTGATGCGGGCCATCGTCGTCCACGAGCTGGCCCACCTGGTGCACATGGACCACAGCCGCGACTTCTGGGCCCTGGTCGCCCGCCACGACCCCGACCACCGGCGTCATGAAAAGTGGCTGAAAGACCACCAGCACCGCCTGATGGAGCCCTTCGGGCCTGTATGA